A genomic stretch from Bacteroidetes Order II. bacterium includes:
- the fabF gene encoding beta-ketoacyl-ACP synthase II, with product MATRRVVVTGMGALTPIGLSVEQFWEGMMQGKSGAAPITYFDTTSFETKFACELKGFDPTQYLDRKDARRLDKYAQYGISATVMALEDARINPAHLSEEEKDRIGVIVGSGIGGLQTFEDQVITLEKDGPRRISPFFIPMMIADICAGLISIRFGFRGPNYAAVSACSTANHNIMDAMNAIQRGMADIMVTGGAEAAVTRTGVGGFNAAKALSTNNAEAATASRPFDKRRDGFVLGEGAGILILEELEHAIAREAPIYAEILGIGMSADAYHMTAPDPNGRGAALSMRMALKDAGLNLDQVDYLNMHGTSTPLGDVAETKAIKQVFGDHAYKMNVSSTKSMTGHLLGAAGAVEAIAAIMSIQNETIPPTINFVEADPECDLNYTFNTPQERPVKVAGSNVFGFGGHNTTVLFGRFNG from the coding sequence ATGGCAACGCGAAGAGTTGTGGTGACAGGAATGGGCGCTTTAACCCCGATTGGGCTTTCTGTGGAACAATTTTGGGAAGGTATGATGCAGGGAAAAAGTGGGGCTGCTCCTATCACCTATTTTGATACGACCTCCTTTGAAACCAAGTTTGCGTGTGAGCTAAAAGGCTTTGATCCTACTCAATACCTGGACCGTAAAGACGCTCGCCGCTTGGATAAATATGCGCAATACGGCATTAGTGCAACGGTGATGGCCTTGGAAGATGCAAGGATTAATCCTGCACACTTAAGCGAAGAAGAAAAAGACCGCATTGGGGTTATTGTGGGCAGTGGTATCGGTGGTTTACAAACGTTTGAAGACCAAGTGATAACACTTGAAAAAGACGGCCCCCGTCGCATTTCGCCTTTTTTTATCCCGATGATGATCGCCGATATTTGTGCGGGTCTCATTTCAATTCGTTTTGGTTTTAGAGGTCCCAACTATGCGGCGGTTTCGGCTTGTTCAACGGCGAACCATAATATCATGGATGCGATGAATGCGATTCAGCGGGGAATGGCAGACATCATGGTGACAGGGGGTGCAGAAGCGGCGGTAACCCGTACAGGGGTTGGTGGTTTTAATGCGGCCAAAGCCCTGTCAACCAACAATGCAGAGGCGGCTACGGCGAGCCGTCCATTTGATAAACGTCGCGATGGATTTGTATTAGGAGAAGGGGCTGGCATTCTGATTTTGGAAGAATTGGAACATGCCATCGCACGGGAAGCCCCGATTTATGCCGAGATTTTAGGGATTGGCATGAGTGCAGATGCCTATCACATGACTGCACCTGACCCCAACGGGCGGGGGGCGGCATTGTCTATGAGGATGGCACTCAAGGACGCTGGCTTAAATTTGGATCAGGTAGATTACCTTAACATGCACGGCACTTCTACTCCTCTGGGAGATGTGGCCGAGACAAAAGCCATTAAGCAAGTTTTTGGCGATCATGCCTATAAGATGAATGTATCTTCCACTAAGTCTATGACGGGGCATCTTTTGGGGGCTGCGGGCGCTGTGGAAGCCATTGCAGCCATTATGTCCATTCAGAACGAAACAATTCCGCCAACCATTAATTTTGTGGAAGCCGATCCTGAATGTGATTTGAATTATACGTTTAATACACCACAAGAACGCCCTGTGAAGGTTGCGGGGAGCAATGTTTTTGGTTTTGGTGGACATAATACGACCGTATTATTCGGACGTTTTAACGGTTAA